In a single window of the Amycolatopsis sp. cg5 genome:
- a CDS encoding YdeI/OmpD-associated family protein has translation MTTRRFAATVRAGARGRVFVPVPFDPDQVWGSKPRHHVTGTVNEIRIRGVVEKFGADLGVVLGAAWRRDNGLAPGDHVEVALAPEGPQRDDLADDIASALDANPAAAAFFDSLAQFYRRAYLRWVDGTKNRPELRATRIAEMIDLLAAGLKERPKA, from the coding sequence GTGACGACGCGCCGGTTTGCCGCGACGGTCCGCGCCGGCGCGCGCGGCCGGGTGTTCGTGCCCGTTCCGTTCGACCCCGATCAGGTGTGGGGGAGCAAGCCTCGCCACCACGTCACGGGCACCGTCAACGAGATACGGATCCGTGGCGTCGTAGAGAAGTTCGGCGCTGACCTCGGCGTCGTGCTCGGCGCGGCCTGGCGGCGCGACAACGGCCTCGCGCCCGGTGATCACGTCGAGGTGGCGTTGGCGCCAGAGGGTCCCCAACGTGACGACCTCGCCGACGACATCGCGTCGGCGCTCGACGCCAACCCGGCCGCGGCCGCGTTCTTCGACTCGCTCGCCCAGTTCTACCGTCGCGCCTACTTGCGCTGGGTCGACGGCACCAAGAACCGCCCCGAACTCCGTGCCACGCGGATCGCCGAGATGATCGACCTCTTGGCCGCCGGGCTCAAAGAGCGCCCGAAGGCGTGA
- a CDS encoding serine hydrolase domain-containing protein, whose amino-acid sequence MGWNLSELIAKHDVPGAQVAVLADDEIHDEAAGILSLHTQVETTTDSVFKIGSITKIWTATLIQQLVDEGALRLDRPIRDYLPGFRLADPVATESLTTRHLLTHTGGMDSNHATDPGRDDDAIEKFVASLADADHPLEPGTLFSYSNSGYVVLGRLVEVLRGTHFHDVLRERLAAPLGLRTVATDTYEAILHRAAVGHVRSGEALVPTDSWAVRYHCAPSGSHLAMSARDLLEFVRLHLTERTLATLREPHVESVPDFGGGALGWGLGWMLHRDGVVGHTGVSKGQKAFLRVAPSAKVAVAVLTNSTGGAPLAYEVFSEVLKDLACVETEPLPVPPANPALIDVDRMCGTYRTTRHDITLTSEGDRSFLTYRPRGGGSEDRFEVVRFGDDSVITTEPTADGHQVVSLVGADRHGRARFLHYGAAAARITPSGAL is encoded by the coding sequence ATGGGGTGGAACCTGAGTGAGCTCATCGCCAAGCACGACGTCCCAGGCGCGCAGGTAGCCGTACTGGCCGACGACGAGATCCACGACGAAGCCGCCGGAATACTGAGCCTGCACACCCAGGTCGAGACCACGACCGACTCTGTGTTCAAGATCGGTTCCATCACCAAGATCTGGACGGCCACGCTGATCCAGCAGCTGGTCGACGAAGGCGCGCTGCGACTCGACCGTCCCATCCGCGACTACCTGCCCGGGTTCCGGCTGGCCGACCCGGTCGCCACCGAATCACTGACCACCCGCCACCTGCTCACCCACACCGGCGGTATGGACAGCAACCACGCCACCGACCCGGGTCGCGACGACGACGCGATCGAGAAGTTCGTCGCCAGTCTGGCCGACGCCGACCATCCGCTGGAGCCCGGCACTCTCTTCTCCTACTCGAACAGCGGGTACGTCGTGCTCGGCAGGCTCGTGGAAGTGTTGCGCGGCACGCATTTCCACGACGTGCTCCGCGAACGGCTGGCCGCGCCGTTGGGCTTGCGCACTGTCGCCACCGACACCTACGAGGCGATCCTGCACCGCGCTGCGGTCGGCCACGTGCGGTCCGGCGAAGCGCTCGTGCCCACGGACAGCTGGGCGGTCCGGTACCACTGCGCGCCGAGCGGCTCTCATCTCGCGATGAGCGCGCGGGATCTGCTGGAGTTCGTGCGCCTGCACCTCACCGAGCGGACACTCGCCACGCTGCGCGAACCGCACGTCGAGTCTGTCCCGGACTTCGGCGGCGGTGCGCTCGGCTGGGGACTGGGCTGGATGCTCCACCGGGACGGCGTCGTCGGCCACACCGGCGTTTCCAAGGGGCAGAAGGCTTTCCTGCGCGTCGCGCCGTCAGCGAAGGTGGCGGTCGCCGTGCTGACCAACAGTACCGGTGGTGCGCCGCTGGCCTACGAAGTCTTCAGCGAGGTGCTCAAAGACCTCGCCTGTGTCGAAACGGAGCCGCTGCCCGTGCCGCCCGCGAACCCCGCTCTGATCGACGTGGACCGTATGTGCGGCACCTACCGCACCACCCGGCACGACATCACCCTCACGAGCGAAGGCGACCGCAGTTTCCTCACCTACCGCCCGCGCGGCGGCGGCTCCGAAGACCGCTTCGAGGTCGTGCGCTTCGGCGACGACTCGGTCATCACCACCGAGCCGACGGCCGACGGTCATCAGGTCGTGTCGCTGGTCGGCGCCGACCGCCACGGTCGCGCGCGCTTCCTGCACTACGGCGCCGCCGCGGCCAGAATCACGCCTTCGGGCGCTCTTTGA
- a CDS encoding glutathione S-transferase family protein codes for MKAGETPTRELVRDPMAFTDRVTPDARDGWPVEAGRYRLVINRACPWAHRVNIVRRLMGLDEAISVAITDPIQEDIDGDAHWVFTEKTGSPGDKDPVLGIHALREAYLARRPDYTGGVSVPGLVDIPTGHLVSNDFGQLTIDFGIEWASLARPGSPVLYPAEHRAEIDALNEVVYRDVNNGVYRSGFAPHQESYDRAVTALFARLDELEDRLTGQRYLVGDTITEADIRLFTTLVRFDAVYHGHFKCNIRKLIEYPALWAYARDLFQTPGFGDTTDFDHIRWHYYYVHSAINPTRVVAAGPDPRAWLTPHHREDLGGRPFGDGTPPGPPLEPVPPLA; via the coding sequence ATGAAGGCCGGTGAGACACCCACCCGTGAACTCGTCCGCGATCCCATGGCGTTCACCGACCGCGTGACGCCCGACGCCCGAGACGGCTGGCCCGTCGAGGCCGGTCGCTATCGCCTGGTCATCAACCGAGCGTGTCCCTGGGCGCACCGCGTCAACATCGTCCGCAGGCTGATGGGCCTCGACGAGGCCATTTCCGTGGCCATCACCGACCCCATTCAGGAGGACATCGACGGCGACGCCCACTGGGTGTTCACCGAAAAGACGGGCAGCCCTGGCGACAAGGACCCGGTACTCGGCATCCACGCACTGCGCGAGGCCTACCTCGCGCGGCGGCCGGATTACACCGGCGGGGTGAGTGTGCCGGGGCTCGTGGACATCCCGACCGGGCACCTGGTCAGCAACGACTTCGGGCAGCTGACCATCGACTTCGGCATCGAGTGGGCCTCACTCGCCCGCCCCGGCTCCCCCGTGCTGTACCCGGCGGAGCACCGAGCCGAGATCGACGCGTTGAACGAGGTCGTCTACCGCGACGTCAACAACGGCGTCTACCGCTCCGGGTTCGCGCCGCACCAGGAGAGCTACGACCGCGCGGTGACCGCGTTGTTCGCCCGGCTCGACGAACTCGAGGACAGGCTGACCGGACAGCGCTACCTGGTCGGCGACACGATCACCGAAGCCGACATCCGCCTGTTCACCACCCTGGTCCGCTTCGACGCGGTGTACCACGGGCACTTCAAGTGCAACATCCGCAAGCTCATCGAGTACCCGGCGCTGTGGGCGTACGCGCGCGATCTCTTCCAGACCCCGGGTTTCGGCGACACCACGGACTTCGACCACATCCGGTGGCACTACTACTACGTGCACTCGGCCATCAACCCGACGCGCGTGGTCGCCGCCGGGCCGGATCCTCGGGCTTGGCTCACCCCGCATCATCGCGAGGACTTGGGCGGGCGGCCCTTCGGCGACGGCACTCCCCCGGGCCCGCCTCTGGAGCCGGTGCCTCCCCTGGCCTGA
- a CDS encoding Ku protein — translation MRAMWKGSVSFGLVTIPIQLYAATENKNVSLRQVHEADGGRIQYKRVCTIDGEEVPYAEIAKGYELEDGEMVVITDEDLAELPLSTSKLIDVLEFVPLESIDPIQFDKTYYLEPQKTATKPYVLLRDALHKSGHVAVAKVAIRQRESLAILRVVSDVLVMTTILWPDEVRTPDFGFLREEAPQVRAQELTMAGSLIDSMSEPVFEPDKYTDTYREALEAMIEAKAQGGSTKKTAKPGAKAEVVDLMSALQASVSEAKKTRKPAATTRKKPAEKKAPARRPSKSA, via the coding sequence ATGCGAGCGATGTGGAAGGGTTCAGTCTCTTTCGGACTGGTCACGATCCCGATCCAGCTCTACGCGGCGACCGAGAACAAGAACGTCTCGCTACGCCAGGTGCACGAGGCCGACGGCGGCCGCATCCAGTACAAGCGCGTGTGCACCATCGACGGCGAAGAGGTGCCGTACGCCGAGATCGCCAAGGGGTACGAGCTCGAAGACGGCGAGATGGTCGTGATCACCGATGAGGACCTGGCGGAGCTGCCGCTGTCCACGTCGAAGCTGATCGACGTGCTCGAGTTCGTGCCGCTGGAGTCGATCGACCCGATCCAGTTCGACAAGACCTACTACCTCGAGCCGCAGAAGACCGCGACCAAGCCCTATGTGCTGCTGCGGGACGCGCTGCACAAGTCAGGGCATGTCGCGGTCGCCAAGGTGGCCATCCGCCAGCGTGAGTCGCTCGCGATCCTGCGGGTGGTGTCGGACGTGCTGGTCATGACGACCATCCTGTGGCCCGACGAGGTGCGCACGCCGGACTTTGGCTTCCTGCGTGAGGAGGCGCCGCAGGTGCGCGCGCAGGAGCTGACGATGGCGGGCTCCTTGATCGACTCGATGTCCGAGCCGGTCTTCGAACCCGACAAGTACACCGACACCTACCGCGAGGCGCTCGAGGCGATGATCGAGGCCAAGGCGCAGGGTGGCAGCACGAAGAAGACGGCCAAGCCGGGTGCGAAGGCCGAGGTCGTGGACCTGATGTCGGCGCTGCAGGCGAGCGTCAGCGAGGCCAAGAAGACCCGCAAGCCCGCTGCCACGACCAGGAAGAAGCCCGCGGAGAAGAAGGCGCCGGCGCGACGGCCCAGCAAGAGCGCATAG